The segment CTGGATCCCCCAAATCTGAATTATAATCAACTGTCACCCAATCTCTACCGTTTGGATGTTCCACGATGTAGGCCGGATCTCTTCCATAAGTTGCGCGAAATTCTCCCTCTGTATCCCAGGTTTCAATCTGAGCCCGGTAAGACTGCGTGCCAGGGACCGCTTCAATAAAATGAATTAAGGCATGCGGCCAGCCGTAAGTGTCAGAAATTGTTTTGTATTTCGCTGGATATTTCATTTCAATTGCCCATGGAACATCTCTATATATTTTCCAACCAGTGGTCGGGTCCGCGGCCGCGTTAACGTTTTCAGCCGACACCTCTTCGTTGACATTTGCCGACGGCACGTTCGTTGCCTCTTCCCTTTCAGCCGGAAACCAAGCGCACCCCGCCCCGAGAAGAGTCATTGTCGCCAAAATTGAAACTCCCAAAATAAATTTTTTCATAATTTTATTATTTAATTACTAATTATTTTGTTAGCGCGTTTGTAATCCACCCGACCACCCATAAAACCAGAGCTCCCAAAAACGCGGCGGCGAAATTTCTAACATCAAAACCTTTAACGATTGAAGCGACAAACCATAACATCAACGCATTAATTACTAACGTAAAAAGTCCGAGGGTTAGAATATTTACCGGCAAGGTCAAAAGGATCAAGAGGGGCCTGATTACGGCATTGACAAGACCCAAAATGAGCGCCGCAATAAGGGCTGAATAAAAATTTTTCACGGAAATGCCCGGTACAATGTAGGTTAAAAGCATAATCGCCACGGCATAAATTAACCAACGAATAATAATGCCCATTCCCATAAATTTGTGATTTATTTATTAACTCCTTTTTAATTTTACCGCTATTGACTTTTGGCGTCAATAAATAAAAAATAGAGACAGATGAAATTTTTTCCGAATAAGCCCGTTTTAAGATAAAAGGAACCATATGGATTACGAATTAGAGCGACAATTAATCAAAAAAGCCAAGGAAAACGCTGCCGCTTTTGAGGAGCTATACAACCATTATCTCCCCAAAATCTACGGTTTTCTCCTAAATCGCACCGGCCAGAAAGAACTGGCCGAAGATTTGACGTCCGAAGTTTTTGCCAAAGCCCTGGCTAATATTTCTAAATTTAACGACCGAGGCGTTCCTTTTGCCGCCTGGCTTTTTAGAATTGCGCGAAATACTTTAATTGACTGGAGCCGCAAAAAGAAAGAGATTCTAACAGATGCCGTAGAAATATACGAACCAAAACCTGACCGCGCGGAAGTGGGAGCTGTATCCGGACTTATACAAGATGAAAAAAAAGTACTCCTCAGAAAAACCATGGGAAACCTTCCCGAAAAATACCAGACGGTTTTATCTTTAAAATTTTTTGAAGAGTTAAGTAATGACGAGATCGCGGATATCGTCGGTTGTCAAAAAAATGCCGTAGCTGTAAGAGTTCACCGCGCGCTTCGTTTAATGAAAAAACATCTGATCGGCAATCCTGAATTTTTAGAAATCAATTTTTAACAAACATGTTTCAATTTTTAAATAGAAAATCAAAAAAATTGATCACGGCCTGGGAAGAAAAAAAACCAGCCGAGCTTAATGCTGAAGAAAAAATGCTCTACGCCCTGGCAGAGAAAATCCAAAATGCGCGGCTCGCGCGGCCAGGAGAAATTTTTGTTTCCGAAACGGAAAAAAATCGCATCAGGGAAAATTTTTATCATAAATATTTTAATCTTGTCGGTTCCAAGGCAACTGCTCAAAATCTAATAAAGGAGCAGGCCAGAACCCAAGACGGAAGAAAGGAAAAACTTATGACTCTGCCCTTTAATTTAAAGCGAGCCACTCTCGCGTGGGCTGGTGCGGCCGTAGTAGTGGTCGCCTTGGCGCTCGGAATTTATTTCACTCGCGGCCCGGCCGGAACGGGTGGAATTTTTAACGGAGCTCTCGCGGCACATTTATCGATCGCTGACGGACAAGTTGAAACCTGGAATGGCAGTGACTGGCAAGAGGTTGCTGTCGGGGCCACCTTATCCGGTCAGTCGCAGCTTAGAACGGGTGAAAACAGCAAGGCAGTTTTAGAATTTGATGAAGGCAGCGCCCTACGGCTCGACGAAAACACTCACGTAATTTTAGAAGAAGTCAATAATAAAAATATTTCTGTCGCGCAAGTGGTCGGCGAAACTTATAGCCGCGTTAATAAAACTTCAGGCTTAACTTATAAAGTAAAATCCGGCGGCGCGGAAACAACGGCGCTTGGCACGGCTTTCGGCGTAGCCACGGAAAAATCAAACTGGGTTAAAAAGGGCGAGAAAAAAGTTATCGTTAAGGTGGTGGAAAGTAAAGTAAAAGTAAAAATTATAAAAAATGACGAAACCCTGGAAAAAGAAGTCAGTGAGGGCGAAGAATTAATTGTTGATATGACAAAACCGATTGAAGACACTGCAAAAAAAGTTCCTCTGCCAAAAGAAGAAACTGCGCAAGACGGATTTTATGCCTGGAACCGCCAAGAGGATAGTGAAAAATCTTATCCTCTCGGAGTTTTATCCGATACCACAGCGCCAGAAATAAATATCTCTGAACCTTTAGACGGAATCACAACAGAGTTGGTTCGCGTCGCTGTACGCGGCACGACCGAGACCGGAGCAAAAGTTTTTGTGAATGGCACCTTGGCGGAAAACAAAGACGGATCATTTGAAAAAATTATTGATTTGAAAGTCGGCGCGAATACAGTTGAAGTAAAAGCAAAAGATGACTCGGGAAACGCTACCACCAAAAAAATTACTGTCACAAGAAAAGGCGAAGCAGTCCAAGCCTCCCCTCTTTATCTCAAGGGTTGGGCTGATTCTGACGGCGTGCATCTTTCTTGGTCGCTTTCGGGAATTACCGCGCCAAAAGGATTTAAACTGGTAAAATCGCTCACGGCTTACCCGACTTATCCTGGCAACTCGGCGGTTTACCTAAATCCCGATGTCAGAAGCTATCTCTGGCAAATCAATGATGGAAAAACCTGGCATTTCAGAGTCTGCGTTTATGAAGGCGGGGCTTGCGGCACATACAGTAATGATTTAAAAATCACTGCAAAATCAAGCAGCGCGACAAACAACGAAATTTACGGGACATTGTCTTTGACCGGCTGGATAAAAACAGGAAAAATTGTTGCTCTCTCTTGGGCACTTTCTGGAAATTCCCCGTACGGATATAAATTGGTGAAATCCACAGAACCAAATCCTGTTTATCCCGGAAATGAATATGTTTACCTCTCTTCACCGGACTTGAAAGGAAGTTATGTCTGGGACATGAAAGAAGCCGGCACATATCACTTCCGCGTTTGTGCTTATAATGGAGGCGGCGGATGCGTCTTCTATAGCAATGACTACTCTATAACAGTGCAATAAAAAAATAAAAACATAAAAACACGACCCCAGTACCCGGGTCGTGTTTTTATTTTAAAATCTTTATTCTACTTTTCCCCAAAATTCGTCTGCTTCCTTTTCCATTTTGTCCAATCTTGTGTAATAATCCGAAAATTCATTTAAATGGGCTAGGGCGATTTTTCCTGTCATAAGCGCGTCATCGTTCGTGACATTGGTGTGCAAATCACGCGCACCATGCTCCAATTCAACATCCATTCCTCTTCTAAACTGCTCGATATCAAATTTACTCCAATCGATGCCCAACTCTTCTCCGATTTTTTTCGCCTCATCGGCGGTAAAATTTTCTTTAGCCATACTATTTTTTCTCCTTTCTATACATTAAATAACTATAACCTATTGTGATAATCGTGGTGATAACCACACTACCAATTAAAACAATAAAACTTACCATGCTGCCAAAAAAAGCGGCGACCAAGCTCGCCACGCCGGCAAAAATAAATACCTTGCCGCCGAAATCGTGCGTCTTTTTCCAATTTTCGTCAGAAACGAGGGTCCACGGCGTCTTGATGCCAATAAAAAAATTTCTTTTAAGCTGCGGCAATATCCATCCAATAAAACATAAAAGCAGGGAAAAAGGAATCGCAAACATCAAGCTTCCCTGTGGCGGACTAAAACGTATTGAAGAATAAAGCAAAAATATTTCTAAATAAATAAAGAAGAACGCCAAGAAAATTTTAAAATATAAATACGGCTTGGCAAATTTTTCATAATTTTTCCGGAACGGATCAATCGCCGGCAAAAAAGACATTAAAAGATACGCCGCGAGAGCAATTGTCGGCATTAAAAATAAATTGATATATTTTGAACCCCAGCCATCAACTTCTCCTCTTATATTCCAGTGTGTCGGCACTCGATCGGGCATATTCGGTGCCATATAAATTCCCACCGCAAAAATCGTAATAATAAACAAAACCATTAACCAGTCTACTTTTCCCCAAAGTTTCATAAACTTTAATTATTATTTAAAGTATCTTTCTGAAATTATATCACAAAATCATGTTTGACAAAAATCAAATAATATTTTAAATTTAAAATCCGGAAAGGAGGGGAAAAATGGAAGACGGAACGATGCTGCTCGACAGGGAAAAGCGGAAAGCGGAAATTGGCGGACGCCTCCAAGAATACGAGCGGGAAAATCCCGAAATCTGGCGAGTCATCCTCAGGGTTTTCAGAGTAGAAACGACCTACTCCAAATATGATTTCCTGGAGGCAATGTGGTCATTGTTCGAAGGTCTGCGAATGGTCACAGAACTGCTCGGACAACTACCACTGATCCCGGCCGAGTCAGCCGAAAGGGTCTGGACCGAACTGCACGAAGCGCCTTCCGACGTGCTAAACAGCGAGGACTTCGACCGTTTTCGCTGCATCATCGAGTTTGGTTTCAGGACAGCGCTAAATGCAGTAGTCCGGTCACCTGACATCAAGAAGCGGACCGAACGCATCTTCGCCATGATTCTCCGGATGGTTCAAATCGAACTGGACCGAAAACCAGACTGAAAAGGGAGGAATAGCAAAGAGGCACCGACACGGCAAGCCTCTTTTTTTATTTTTTTATTTTACCCTTGACAAAAAATAAAAATTAAATTAAGATTCATTGTTCCCCGGAAAGGAGAATTCCATGGAAACCACGAGCGCCGACAAGCGCCAAAATCCCGTTCAAAATCAGTTTGAGCGTCTGGTCGCTGCCTTGCGGATGGAAGAATCCGCCGTGGCCGACTGGCTCGAGGAAACGCGGGACGACTTGGCCGGTATTTTCGGCGAGACGGAACTTGCCCTGGCCTGGGAAAACATCTCTTTTCTCTCCTACATCTGGGTGATGCTCGGCACGATCGAAAAGATGAGGGAGAAGGGCCGGTTGCCCACGATCACCGTCAACTCCTACCTACAAGCCACTCGCGAGTGGAACGACCGGGAAATCCGCGCTCAACTGGAGTGTGAGATCCTCAAGGCCATGCAGACGTTCCAACGCGAATCTTACGAAGACTTCGAAACTCTCCTCAGCGGTTCTCCTTCCGAGAACCAGAGGGCAGAAAGCTGTTGCCGCGGGAAGCTAGCAAAGCTCCTGCGTTTGGTCAGACTCTCTCAGCAGTAAGAAAGGAGGCAAAACGAAAAGCATCCCCGCTTCACGAGGATGCTTCTTTTTTTATTTTTAAATTTAAGCAGCTCTTTTTCCCAGGGCGTTCTTAATTCTTTCTCTGCGAATGTCTTCCTTTTCTTGCTCTTCACGCGACATTTCTTTTACTTTCAACATTCTCATCGCAGCACCATAAACCCCTTCTTCAAATTTTTCCGGAGTAAGTGTTCCCTCGTCAAGTTGCTTGAGCCAAAATTCTTTGATACTAAGAGTAGCCATTTCTAATCTCTTAGGATCCCCTCCTTCTCTATCCAAAACCGACTTCACAAAATCTTCTGGACTCATTACCCCAGCAAGCAAACTACCAACGTCAGTTTCTCTTTCCGCTGCGGCGGCAGCGCCTTCGTGTTTTTGTTCCATATTTTTTTCTCCTCCCATTTTTTCGTATTCCGCCGCGACTTCCGGCGGAACTTCACCTTCTCTAAACATATTCAAAAAATTAATTTCTTAACACTAAATAATAACATAAATTCCAAATTTTGGCAAGATCCCCTAGGCGGCCTTTGTTTTTTTAGCTTTAGGTTTCTTTTCTTCCGGCTCTGCTATTTTAAACGCCGCCTCAACCCTCGCCCTTCCCTTCTGCGCTCTTATCCTTTTCCCTTTTTCACGGAGACCTTCAATTTTCGTCTTGATGCGCTCTTCCCTGGCGCGGCTTGCTGCGGCGCCTTTTTCAAGCCATTCATCTCCAGCCGCCTCTGTTTTCCCAATTTTTTGCCATTTCTTTAACGCATTTAAATCAACATTTTTAAATATTGGTTCTCCGTCCTTATCCGTTTTGCCGAGAAGCATTGTTTCTTTATTTTTACCAAAATTCACAACCGCCCAACCGGAATCCAACTTACCTGAATCATCTACCACTACAACCTTATCGCCGATCTTAAAGCCAGAATCACCCAAAAATTCCTGCGCCGGTATTGCTTCAAGTTCTTCTTCCTCGACCGACGGCAATTCCCTTTTCGCTTTTTTTCTTTTAACAAGGGAAACTGGTTCAACTTTTGCTTTTTCCATTTCTTCTTCGGCCGATTCAATAACTTCCTCGGCCAAAACCTCAACCGGTTTAATTTTCTCTATGGAGGGAGGCAATTTTTCTTCGTGCTCTTTGTCTATTGCCTCAAATTCTTCACCTGGCGGGAGGTCAACCATTTTCATTTTTTCTTCTTTCACCTTAAACAAACTATCCCTTTCCGCCTTAATTACACTACGCGTTTCTTCCATCTTTTCTTGCTCGTCCTTGAGTTTATCCGATTTAAAAAACTTTCCACTTTTTAAACCCTGTTCAATCTCTTCGTGACGGACGTCTTGCGCCCGCATCTGATCTTCTAAAAATTTAATTCTCTTATCAACCTCTTTTAATGAAGCTTTTTCATACTTCGTTTTTATCTTTTCGGATATTTCCTCGAGCAACGGTTTTTGTTCAAGAATTTCTACATCTTCAATTAAACCCGTCTTCGCTGCTTCCGCTTCTTGTTCAATTGCTGCCTCTTCTGCTTTGGCTTCCGCAATGGTCGGCGCGGCCTCTTCCACGCTCGCACCGGCGCGCGCCGCGCTTTCTAAAATTTTTTTAGGAATTTCCTGCCCTTTAGCTTTTACGTCACTAACTTCTGTTTTGGCAGCGGCTTCAATATCCTCCGCGGTTTCCTTACTCGCCTCCCTTTCCGCCTCTTCTTTTTCCATTTTCTCTTCCTGCTCAAAATAATCATTCATTCTCTCCCAATATTTCCCAATGCCAAATTGATTGAAAAATCTAGAAACAGATCCTGGTTTTTTTAACTTTTTTTCCTTACGGACCGCTTCAAATTCCTTTTGCTCTTCCGCGCGAATCTCGCTCGGTTTTTCAGCTTCTGTTTTAGCCTCTGCTTTTTTATATTTTTCTAATGTTTCATCTGATTCAAATTCTCTGGGTGACATAATTTTAAAAAATTAATTTAAATTTAAATTTTTGCGTATTTTTTCTATCTGCTCTGCCTCTATCTTTTTTATTGCCTTTTCCAAAACCGCCCTCTGGCGGCGCGATAATTTAAACATAATATCAGAGAACTTTTTATAAGCCTCCTCTGCTTTTAAAATTTTCTCTCGTGTGGATAAATTTTTTCCTTCAGCCATACGCTTGTGGATAGATCTTTTTATATATTCTATCATATTTTTAAAAATGAGTAAAAAAATCCGGCAGATGAAATATCCGCCGAACTAGATTTTGGAAGGCCATTCCCGAAATTCGATCTCAACCCATCCTTCATCTCCGCCCACTCCGCCCTCAATTGGCTTAACTCGGAGATAAATTGGAGCATTGCCGCCAGCCTGAATATCCGCGCAAACAAGACGAACGAGACACCGCGTAGTAAGCTCCGGATCGACGAACAGCAAGTAATCCAACGGCGGTGCGAAACGGACAAGGGACAGGCGATTTACGAGGTGCGAAAAGGCGATCTCTATCGCCCGACGAATTTCGCAGTTGATTTCCGGAAACTCTCGCGCGAGAATTTTCCTGACTTGTCTTCCTGAAAGGCCGCCCATTTCCTTACCTCCTTTTTTAGAAATGATTCGGATGACCACCCCCTTAATCGGAAATTAACAAAAAAGACGACTTTTGTCAATAACCGTCGCCCTTTTGTTAAAAATTATTTTAGTTGTTGCCTTTGTTATTGTAAATATTTCGCCTTATTTTCTTTGTGTTCTTCAAAATTTATGCTATAAATTGTCTGACCATCTTTCGCGTGCAAAAAATACCAATAGTCGTTTGCCTTGGGATAAATTGCCGCCCGAATTGCTTCTAGCCCGGGATTTCCGATCGGCCCCGCGGGCAAACCGCGATATTTGTAAGTATTATGTGGCGAATCAATTTTTAAATCATCAAGGCTCGGCTGAGTTTCGTATTTTCCGGTTGCGTAATTTACCGTAGCATCGGACTGGAGGGCAATTCCTTCATCAATTCTCCGCCAAAATATATCAGCGACCATAGCCATATCTTCTCCCCTCGCCTCTTTTTCAATGATTGACGCCATCGTTAAAATTTCAAAAATATTTTTTTTCTGTTTAGCAATTTCCGCTCGGAGATCGGCCGATAATTTTTTATCAAAATTATCCAACATTTTTTTGATGATATGTTTAGCAACGGCAATTCCTTCATCCTCACCGTTTAAAAATTCTGCCGGAAATTCTCTATAAATCCTATATGTATCCGGGAATAAATATCCTTCAAGCGTCGCGCCAGCCGGCCGATCACTCAAAAATTCGTAATTCTTAATTCCTGATTCATAATTATCTGCTGTTGCCAAAAAAATATCTTTAGAAACCACGCCTTCTCGTTCTAAATAATTTGCGATTTCCGTGTTGTTCCAGCCCTCGAGAATCTTTATGTCGCGTTCGTTTGTTTCACCGGCAGAAGTTAAGACTGGAACAATTTCCCAAACCCTCATATTCTGCCGCAGTTTATGTTCGCCGGCCTTAAAATCGCTTTGAACTTTTTTTAACCAAACGTAAGTTTCAAAAACAAATTTATTTTTAATAAAATTTTGTTCTTTCAAATGTTGGCTTATTTCATTAACCCCCTCGCCCTTTTCAATAACAAAAATTTTTTCCGCGGTATCCTCGGATGGAGACACAAAAATAAACCAACTAAAAGTGACCAAAACAATAAGAATTACCAAAAAAACAATTTTTTTCATACCCCGTTAGAAGTCTGCCACTCCAGAGCAGAACTTTTTAAAACAAATTAAATTATTTTTTGCCTAAACCCGGTTAGATGTTAAGAAAAAATTTAAAAAAATTTTTTCGCGGAGGACTTCTAACGGGGCATAATTGCTATAAATATTTTTTTAATCTCTTTTTCTCTAATCCATCTACAATTTTTTTAACCTCTCCCGCTCTGCCTTTCGAACAAACAAGCAACGCATCTTCAGTCAAAACAATCACGAGATCACTTAAACCGACTGCCGCGACTAACTTATTATCCGGACTATAAACCAAACAATTCTTTGTGTCAATTGAAATAACTTTTCCCCTTGTCACATTTCCATTTTTGTCGCCAGGAAGCATTTTCGAAATAATCTGCCATTTTCCCAAATCACTCCAAGTAAATTTTTCCGAAACAGCAACAGCAATTTTCGGCGCTCGATTTGTAATCGCCGTTTCAACGGAAATTTTTTCTAGTTTAACATAATTTTTTGAACTTCCTCCGGCTGCCAATTTTTCACAAACATCATACATTTTTGGCTGAAATTTTCTAAATAAATCAAGAATGGTTTTTAACTTCCAAACATACATTCCGGTATGATAAAAATATTTTCCTGACTTAATCAATTTTTTACAATAATTAATATCTGGTTTTTCAACCCAACCACCAACTTTAAAAATTCGCGCTCTTTTTTCTCCTCCTATTTTTTCCCCGATTTTTATATAACTGTATCCCGCGTCCGGACAAGTTGGTTTCGCCCCCGGCGTTACTATATAGTCAGGATTTTTTTCTAAAAATCTTTCCGCTGCCTGAAGCATCGCGCGAAAAGACGCGGCATTGGAAATATAATCATCAGAGGGTAAACTCGCAACAATTGCATTTTCTCCAAAACGACGCGCTAAAACACAACTTTCAAGACACATCGCCGGCCCGGTATTTCGCCCCGCCGATTCCAAAATCATATTTTTAACCGGCAACTCCCCTATTTCCTTCTTCAACCTGCGGATCATTTTTTGATTTAAAGAAATAAAAAGATCTTCTTTATTTTTAAGAAGCGGTTTTACGCGATTTACTGTGTCGCGGATAAGAGTATTTTCCCCAACCAAAGCCTGAAATTGTTTTGGGTTATTTTCGCGCGATGCCGGCCAAAGCCTTGTCCCCGATCCTCCTGCCCTAATTACGATTTTCATATTTTAAATATTTTTTTCCAATTAATTTTATTTACCGCATAAGCCGCGAGCCCCGCCAAAATTATTCCACCCAAAATATCTAATGGATAATGCACTCCAACATAAACCCTTGAAACGCTGACAAACGCCGCCAAAATTATTAAAACGGCACCCAATTTTCTGTTATAAAAATAAATTCCAAACGCCATAACAAAAGACAAAAATGTATGTGCCGAAGGAAATGATCCGTCGGATATTTTCCCTATCAACAAATTTACGTCATGAACGGAAAACGGGCGCGGCCGGAAATAAATTAAATTAATTATAATTTTTATAAGATAACTGAAAAATGCCGCCAAAATAATTTCTAAAATTATAATCGTGTCCGCGCGCCGATTATTTTTATTAAAAATCGTCCAGGCGATAATCACAAAAGCCATGGCAAAAATTAAATATTCAGCGCAAAAAATTCCGAAAAAATCCAACGGCCACCATCTCCCTGCCAGATTGTTTATAAGTTGGAATAAATAAAAATCCATAATCAATTTATTTTTGGCAACCGGGACAAAAGCTCGTCCCCCGCCCGGCCAATTTAATTGTTTTTACTTTCCCCTTGCAACTGATGCACGACTCTCCTCCGCGGCCGTAAATTTTTAGAAAGGGCATGTAGCTACCTTTTTCTCCCAGGGCGTTGACATAAGAGTCAACCGATGAACCACCTCGCGCGATCGCCGCGGAAAGAATTTTTCTAAGGCAAAAATAAAGATTTTTAATTTCCGACGCAGTCAAAGTAGAAACCTTTCTTCCTGGCAAAATTTTGGCGCAAAAACACGCTTCTTGCGCGTAAATATTTCCGATGCCGGCGATGAATTTCTGATCCATCAAAAGCGGTTTTATTTTTGCGTTCGGTTTTTTCCCTAGCAAATTTTTAAAATCTTCCACGGAAAATTTTTGATCAAGAATTTCTGGCCCGTAATTTTCTTTATCTAAAAAATTTTTTACCTCGTACGTTTCCATTAACTTCGCGTAACCGAAAAGACGAAAATCATAATGTTTCAATTCATGGTCGTCGGAAAAAGTATAAATAATATGCGGCTTACCAATCCCCTCTTTTCCATTATAAATCAGCTGCCCCGTCATTTTTAAATGAATTACAATACTCCGACTATTGGACAAATCTAAAATTAAAATTTTAGCTCGCCTTCTTAAATCCGTAATACTCGCTCCAATAATATTTTTTCTAAATTCCCTTACTGGCACATTGACCATTCTCGCCAGCCTCACTTCAACGGATTTTATTTTTTTACCTTTTATTTTAGCAAGTAATTGTCTTCTTATTGTTTCTACTTCTGGCAACTCAGGCATAAAAAAATTTAATTAACTGAAGAATTATTTAAAATTCTCATCTCTTTTTTATGTCTAGTGATAAAAATAAATTTTACTAACTCAATCAACAAAAGATTTATCAATCCCAAGAATAATATAATTCCCCAGTCGCGGATACCTAATGGCACAGTTCTCAAAACTTTTTGAAAAAAAGGAACATAAAGTGCGATGAAAAACATTAAAAAACCAAAAATCACAGAAATATTTAAAAATTTATTTTTAAAAGGGTTCATGTGCCAAAGAGAAAACCTTAAACTTCTGCAACTCCAAACATAAAATAATGAATTAATCCCAAGCCCCACGAATACAATCGTCCTTGTATATTCAATGTCTTGGTATATTTCCCAAAAATAATAAAATAAACCAAAAAGTAACAGATCTGTAAAAATTCCTATAACAAAAATTATAATTTTCATTTCCGCATTTAAAATATTTTCTGTCTTTTTTCTCGGTTTTTCCCGCATCAATCCTCTTTCTTCTGGCTCAAAAGAAAGAGCAATGGACGGCAAACCATCTTCAATTAAATTAACCCAAAGAATTTGCGCCGCCAAAACCGGCAATGGCAGCCCCAAAAGCAAACTTCCACCAACCAAAATCATCTCCGTAAAACTATCAGACAAAAGGTATGTAATAACTTTTCTGATATTTTCAAAAATTGCCCGCCCTTGCTTAACTGCTTTGACAATAGTAGCAAAATTATCATCCAAAAGAACCATATCCGAAACTTCTTTTGCTACCTCTGTTCCAGAGCCAAGCGCAACTCCTATGTCTGCTTTTTTGAGGGCCGGAGCGTCGTTTACTCCGTCGCCAGTCATAGCGACCACTTCACCCTTTTTCTGCCACGCTTCAATAATTCTCATTTTATGTTGCGGCAGAACGCGAGCATAAACATTAACTTGCCTCAATATTGAATTAAACTTTTCATCATTCATTTTATCTAAATCCTTGCCTTCTAAGATATTCTCTTCCCCCGCCGGCAAGCCGATTTCTTGGGCAATCGTTTTTGCAGTCAATCTATGATCACCAGTGATAAGAATCGGTCTAATCCCAGCTTTTTTGCACGCCTCCATTGTGTCTCTTGCCTCTTGCCGTAAAGGATCTTTCAGGGCGACCAAACCAACTAAAACCAAATCTTTTAATTCCTCGAGATTTCCATCTTCCTTGTAGGCAACAGCCAAAAGCCTAAGTCCTTTTTGAGTTAAATCATCAATTTCTTTCTCAAAATTTTTAATTCTATCCCCGCTGAATTTTTCTTTTTCGCCGTTAACCTCCAACCACCCAGACATTTCTAATACCACTTCCGGCGCCCCCTTTATAAAAATAACTTTTGAATTTCCGACGGCGTGTAACGTCGCCATATATTTTTTTTCTTCATCAAAAGGAATTTCATCAATTCTTGGTTTTTGTTTTTCAATTTCTTCTTTCCGCAAACCGGTTTGAAGAGCCGCTAAAAGCAACGCTTGTTCCGTGGCATCACCTAAAATAACTAAATTTTCTAATTCTTCTTCTGGATTTTGAATAACTGCGTTATTACACAAAAGACCAATCTCTAAAACCCTAATTCTTGATTTCTCGCTTTTACTTTCAGTAAAAATATGATCCACCATCATT is part of the Patescibacteria group bacterium genome and harbors:
- a CDS encoding DUF5661 family protein; this encodes MAKENFTADEAKKIGEELGIDWSKFDIEQFRRGMDVELEHGARDLHTNVTNDDALMTGKIALAHLNEFSDYYTRLDKMEKEADEFWGKVE
- a CDS encoding SdpI family protein, with protein sequence MKLWGKVDWLMVLFIITIFAVGIYMAPNMPDRVPTHWNIRGEVDGWGSKYINLFLMPTIALAAYLLMSFLPAIDPFRKNYEKFAKPYLYFKIFLAFFFIYLEIFLLYSSIRFSPPQGSLMFAIPFSLLLCFIGWILPQLKRNFFIGIKTPWTLVSDENWKKTHDFGGKVFIFAGVASLVAAFFGSMVSFIVLIGSVVITTIITIGYSYLMYRKEKK
- a CDS encoding sugar phosphate nucleotidyltransferase, which translates into the protein MKIVIRAGGSGTRLWPASRENNPKQFQALVGENTLIRDTVNRVKPLLKNKEDLFISLNQKMIRRLKKEIGELPVKNMILESAGRNTGPAMCLESCVLARRFGENAIVASLPSDDYISNAASFRAMLQAAERFLEKNPDYIVTPGAKPTCPDAGYSYIKIGEKIGGEKRARIFKVGGWVEKPDINYCKKLIKSGKYFYHTGMYVWKLKTILDLFRKFQPKMYDVCEKLAAGGSSKNYVKLEKISVETAITNRAPKIAVAVSEKFTWSDLGKWQIISKMLPGDKNGNVTRGKVISIDTKNCLVYSPDNKLVAAVGLSDLVIVLTEDALLVCSKGRAGEVKKIVDGLEKKRLKKYL
- a CDS encoding RNA polymerase sigma factor, translating into MDYELERQLIKKAKENAAAFEELYNHYLPKIYGFLLNRTGQKELAEDLTSEVFAKALANISKFNDRGVPFAAWLFRIARNTLIDWSRKKKEILTDAVEIYEPKPDRAEVGAVSGLIQDEKKVLLRKTMGNLPEKYQTVLSLKFFEELSNDEIADIVGCQKNAVAVRVHRALRLMKKHLIGNPEFLEINF
- a CDS encoding FecR domain-containing protein, producing MFQFLNRKSKKLITAWEEKKPAELNAEEKMLYALAEKIQNARLARPGEIFVSETEKNRIRENFYHKYFNLVGSKATAQNLIKEQARTQDGRKEKLMTLPFNLKRATLAWAGAAVVVVALALGIYFTRGPAGTGGIFNGALAAHLSIADGQVETWNGSDWQEVAVGATLSGQSQLRTGENSKAVLEFDEGSALRLDENTHVILEEVNNKNISVAQVVGETYSRVNKTSGLTYKVKSGGAETTALGTAFGVATEKSNWVKKGEKKVIVKVVESKVKVKIIKNDETLEKEVSEGEELIVDMTKPIEDTAKKVPLPKEETAQDGFYAWNRQEDSEKSYPLGVLSDTTAPEINISEPLDGITTELVRVAVRGTTETGAKVFVNGTLAENKDGSFEKIIDLKVGANTVEVKAKDDSGNATTKKITVTRKGEAVQASPLYLKGWADSDGVHLSWSLSGITAPKGFKLVKSLTAYPTYPGNSAVYLNPDVRSYLWQINDGKTWHFRVCVYEGGACGTYSNDLKITAKSSSATNNEIYGTLSLTGWIKTGKIVALSWALSGNSPYGYKLVKSTEPNPVYPGNEYVYLSSPDLKGSYVWDMKEAGTYHFRVCAYNGGGGCVFYSNDYSITVQ
- a CDS encoding phage holin family protein is translated as MGIIIRWLIYAVAIMLLTYIVPGISVKNFYSALIAALILGLVNAVIRPLLILLTLPVNILTLGLFTLVINALMLWFVASIVKGFDVRNFAAAFLGALVLWVVGWITNALTK
- the mltG gene encoding endolytic transglycosylase MltG, producing the protein MKKIVFLVILIVLVTFSWFIFVSPSEDTAEKIFVIEKGEGVNEISQHLKEQNFIKNKFVFETYVWLKKVQSDFKAGEHKLRQNMRVWEIVPVLTSAGETNERDIKILEGWNNTEIANYLEREGVVSKDIFLATADNYESGIKNYEFLSDRPAGATLEGYLFPDTYRIYREFPAEFLNGEDEGIAVAKHIIKKMLDNFDKKLSADLRAEIAKQKKNIFEILTMASIIEKEARGEDMAMVADIFWRRIDEGIALQSDATVNYATGKYETQPSLDDLKIDSPHNTYKYRGLPAGPIGNPGLEAIRAAIYPKANDYWYFLHAKDGQTIYSINFEEHKENKAKYLQ
- a CDS encoding phosphatase PAP2 family protein, which produces MDFYLFQLINNLAGRWWPLDFFGIFCAEYLIFAMAFVIIAWTIFNKNNRRADTIIILEIILAAFFSYLIKIIINLIYFRPRPFSVHDVNLLIGKISDGSFPSAHTFLSFVMAFGIYFYNRKLGAVLIILAAFVSVSRVYVGVHYPLDILGGIILAGLAAYAVNKINWKKIFKI